AGGATTCAACCAAAATATCGCTGCATAAATCTATATAGTTGTCCATCCCACcgattattaataatatttatgaaagGTTGCACTCtagcccttttcttttgaaatctcctcaacatttctttttttgCGTAATGAATAGCATCATACAAATATCCCAATGAAGGtctatcatcaccatcaaccaTTCGTAGAACTCGAATTAAAGGTTCACTCATTCGCACAATTATTGCACATTCTTCCTAAAACAGAGAGTTTAGCACactctcaacaaaaaaaatttctttgctATCTTTAGCATAAGTAGATGAGACCCATTCCCTAGATGTCACCATAGCTCTCAACTCATCTTTATGAGCTAAAATGCTTTGCAATGCAATGAAATTGGTAGCAAAACGAGTAGGAGCTGAACGAAGTATTTCTTTTCCTCCAGTGAACTTCCTCATCAAATACAATGAATAACAATGATTATAAATGTACTTTATGATACCAGAAGCATGCTCAATAATAGAACAAACTGACTACAATTTACCAATGTCCTAGAGTATGAGGTTGATGCAATGAGCAGCACAAAGAgaccaaaatattgaaggaaatttTTCCATCAATAACTTGGCCAGCAGCAACATAATTAGAAGCATTATTAATCAGCACATGCACAATGTTTTCTACCCcaatatacaaaacaacctCTTTAAATAATCAATGCAACAATCTAGCAGTCTTTGAGACATCTGATACATCCACAGATTTCGAAAAAACTGTTCCTTTAGGACAATATACTAAGAAGTTAATTAAAGTCCTCCTCTTTTGAtctgtccatccatcagccattaatgtgcaaccaGTCTTCTTTCAAATCTTGACTTTATCAATTGTTTTTGCCAAGTAATAACCACGAATAACATGCAAGTTTGGTCCTTTATAACCAGGACCCATGACTGTTAGAGCGTCTATGACATGTTGATAATACATAGAGTTAACAACATTAAATGACACACATGCATCAATCATCCACTTCGCTAAAGCAAGATCACACCGTTCAAATGCTTCCTTCCTTTGCCAATAGTTCTTGAGAGACTTTTGAGCATCAGGAGTTGTTCTCGATATGAAATATGCCCCTAATGTTGCAGATTCCTTTTGCTTTCCATAACTTGCAGTCGTTTGTTTTACAGTGCTGGTGCTTtgactctttttcttttttgcaacaTCTGGTggtaacatatgttttttagtaatgacatcctcctcatcatcatcatcttctaattGCCTAATCATCATTTCTTCATGCTCCCtttgttgtgcattaaatggattgaaatttgtttgcatttctctaactctttttttttgtttaagcaTTTCCTTTAAGATTCAAAAGCATTTGATGTCGAACATCAGGAGGACATTTGCGACATTGTTCAACTTCTCCTTTAGCTCTAGCTAAATGTTGCTTAAATCGATTAATACCACCACCCGCAAATACTTTAGCACAATATAAACatactaatttagtttttttacatcTAACACTAAGTTCAGGAGCTTCTCTACAATGACCCTATGCCAAATCTGTTTTTCCTTTACTACCATTTGACATGAAAATTGAAGGTTAAGATGATTGGGCTGTTGAAGGATCATTATTTGGAGTACTACCATCTTGAGAAAACATTTTAAGGACCTATAttaaacgagaaaaaaaaaacctcaggatatgaaaaataaagttacaGAACATGGGACACTATGGGAAGaaacagaaaacagaaaaatctaTTCAATATTGCAAAAATATGGGAAACTAACagaagaaacataaaataactCCCACAATAAGCAGAACATCAAAACGAATATATATGAGAAACAAacggaagaaacaaaaaatagaaaacacaaaaattccTCATACAACATTTCAATACATGACCGAAAATGAGATGATAGGAAACTCATCTACAAGATTAGTATTTAGGAGTGTGTGATAGTCAATCCACCAACAAAGAATATATAACCcagaacaatatatatatatcgggATTGCAGAACAATAAGGCTTGCACTACTAAATTAGTCAGCTAAGTCCTCTTCTTTGTCAAGCACATCAAACGAACATGATATGCAGCTTACGAAGAAATaactgaaataaatgaagaaaaatgaatcCTTTATATACAGTTATTGATTCTCTAGTAACATTGAGACAAAGACTTTAATAAGTTGCAGAAATGAAAAGAACAGAGAAACATACCTGTGGGTGTGAGAATAAGAAAGAATTGATATCAGATCCAGAACTGCAAGTTCAAAAAAGaggcaaagaataaagaagagagagagtgaaagaaggGGAGTCGTGAAGAGAAACAAGTAACATCAGCTTCAGCTAACTTATTCGCAGATTTGAAACAGTGATCAAGAGTCTTCTGCTCATCTGCTCTTCTTCGCGAATCGCAACTGAAATGGCTTTGGAGATTTCTTTAATTAGGTTTTCTCATTTCTGTCTTCATCATTAATCGTTATGGCCTTTTAATCGTAAAAGAcaaaaacgacatcgttttacgtgtgtgtgtgtgtgtgtgtataaaaatCAGGTCTCAGCTGGATATAACCGAGTCGATCGGGTTTCGCTTTGCAAAATCCCTAGCTagtttttacttagacccggcCTGGTCCTAGGCTCGGATCAACCTGTCGGACAAGGTTTTCAAACACCgttaatttgactttttttagtatttttttatagttttaatatgttaatataaaaaattaaaaaaaattatattaatatattttaaaaaaaatactttaaaaaatacaatctaATAATGGCAGACACAATCTGAAAGCTGATTCCAAGCATGCCCTAACTTTAAAGTAGAAAGCACATGAGACAAGGAAAGAAGGAAGTGTCCACAATGGCAACCTCTTCCTCCCCGCATCGAATCAGAAAGCTCCTCCTCCGTCCTCGTGACCTGTGAAATGATACCATATCCAAACTCCATACCCCTATCAGTCATTTCATTACCATCACCGTTCAGACCAAAcccttgaaagtttttttttttaaacagaaaCCTTAATAACTCATCGAAACAACGTGGACACTCTCATGTCATTGCAGCACCTCAGAAAATTAACTTCCACTCACTTTCAATGCCAGTTTAGAAATCACTATTTTGAATGTGACTGTCAACATAAATTCTAAGTGTTTATTAACTCTTTAGCTAATATcaactattattttaaaaaattataatttataactttttttaaattaaaaacaaaaaatcatagcTAATTCAAAACGGATCcttagaaaacaaaatggttttcgataaggaaaaaaaaaaaattcacaaaggaaagcaaaaggtgtttgttttctttcttttccttttcaaaggCTTTGGATAAAACACAACTCAAACTCAAaagcaataaagaaaaaaaagtaaaagcaaAGTGAAGGACAAAactctgttttctttcttttggttatagatagaaagaaagaaggcgTAAAGAGGTAGTTTTTAGAgaggagtaaaaaaaaaaaataatactaagCAAACTTTATCGCGagctctctctctatatatcttTCTCTATTTTATATCTCTGCAACTCCcattctctaataaaaaaaataattgaaaaacccATAAAGGGTTGGTGAGGTTTTCACgtgttttttggttaaaaatccaatctttcgGTCCACGTATAGTTCTATTTCGATCTCTCTCGAAAGGGTTTTCTCTAGTGATGCTGATAATGTGAGTTATTTTGATTGAgccctcttttcttcttcttcttcttcttcttcttgtggaTTCTTGGTTTTTTGACAGATATATTTGAAGTAGATAGTTAGAAGGAGAAATGGATAGATCAGTGATGACAGTGGGGCCGGGAATGGACATGCCGATCATGCACGATGGAGACCGGTATGAGTTAGTGAGAGATATTGGGTCAGGGAATTTCGGGGTCGCCAGGTTGATGAGGGACAAACAGGCTGATGAACTTGTTGCTGTTAAGTATATCGAGAGAGGTGAGAAGGTTAgtactagtgtttttttttggtcgattgtttttgcttttttaagagatttttttggtttgattgaaTTTGTCTTTAGTTTGAGCTGAATTGGGGGGCCGGGGTCTTAATTTTGTCAATATGGGGATAATAGTCAAGAGCAAAAACACAACCAATCTAGAGGTTCAGTAATTTTCCAGTTATTGCCATGAATTTGTGGTGTGTGCATGGCTACAGGTGCAGTAATTTTCCAGTTAAAGAAATATAGAGAAGCTGGAAATTAGTTTTCAAATGAAGCACCCTGTGAGTCTTGGAACCTAGGTTTCTTTAAATTGGCCATCCTTTTTTAGTTTGTGTTCTGACAACTAATGTAGAGCTATATCTATGTTATTGATCGAGGAGTCAGCATTTCTGGGTGTCATACAGGCACCCTTGGTACTTCATGTGCAGCAATTCAGCTATAGATAAATTAACCTTAATTTATTTGCTGTGTAACAGATAGATGAAAATGTGCAAAGGGAAATCATTAACCACAGGTCGCTTAGGCATCCCAACATCGTCAGATTCAAAGAGGTCTGTCAATTCCTTcttatcatttcttttcttttcaaagagGTACTTTTTATTCATTAACTCCATGACACAACTATAGGTCATATTAACCCCAACTCATTTGGCGATTGTAATGGAATATGCGTCTGGTGGAGAGCTCTTTGAGCGCATATGCAATTCTGGTCGCTTCAGCGAGGATGAGGTTCTTACCCTAGACATGGTATGTTTTAGTGCgcctaattgtttttaatgtacTCTGCCTTGAAATGCAGGCACGCTTTTTCTTTCAACAACTTATATCAGGAGTTAGCTACTGCCATGCAATGGTTAGTAAATCATGTATTCATTTCTGCCTTTGCTTAGTGTTCTTACTTTAGCAAAAAGTATGAGgggttttgatgttttaatgcGTTCCTTTGTGAAGCAAGTGTGCCATCGTGACTTGAAATTGGAGAATACTTTGTTGGATGGAAGCCCAGCTCCTCGTCTGAAGATTTGTGATTTTGGTTACTCTAAGGTAGAAGATTGCTTATTATTTACACTTATATTGTTGAAACAAAATCCATTCGATTGGATGCCTATAGGATCATGGATGAATATTTGTAAAGTTTTTTCTTGTTCTGTGAACCGTGGATCTTATTGGAATCATTGTCCGCTCTTTATGTATGATATGTTAGCTCAATCATGGCAAatagaaattgattttatgtttatttgatGCCATTGTTTTAATCAATTGCTGATATACTTGTAAATTGTCTTTATGTGCCTTCAACAGTCATCAGTGCTGCACTCTCAACCAACATCTACTGTTGGAACTCCTGCTTATATTGCTCCTGAAGTGTTACTTAAGAAGGAATACGATGGCAAGGTACTATTACTGCTTATTTACTTGTTTCAACTTATATGAGCTAACAGATGCTTATTTACTTGATTCAACATATATGAGCGTTACAGagtaaaacttttataaataacaTGGATAATCTCTGTTGTTCATCTttcatttattatctttttggGTTTTCCCTGCCTGAATCTTGTAGGTGTAAGGTAGGAGATTACAGAAATTAGTCACTTTCATCAATGGAAACCAATGTCTTGCAATAACTTATTTGTAGATTATGCTTGATAAATATACGGACCATTTATGCTGTCTGGATGCAGCAGTTGCCTTCATCTGTGTTTGGTATTTAGATGGCTTTTTCAGAACAACCCACAACAGTTCTGAACATGCATGAGAAGCAACCTCAATTCCTAACACACACAAACCAGGATCTCATAAACTAGTCTTGTAATAACACTGGAGCAAGGATGTCATTTATGCACTGCAAATGTGTATGTTAGACCTCAATATCATACTGATCACTTGCTGTTAATTCTATCTTCCAGATTGCAGACGTATGGTCTTGTGGAGTAACTTTATACGTTATGTTGGTTGGGGCTTACCCTTTTGAGGACCCTGATGAACCTAGGAATTTTCGCAGTACAATCCACGTAATGCATCATCTCTCTTCTTCGCTGAGTGTGGGAGCTTTCTGAGATCCTTTACCAAcatattttgttgtttcttgcAGCGAATTTTGAATGTCCAGTATTCAATCCCTGACTATGTTCATATATCTCCTGAATGCCAACATCTAATCTCGAGAATTTTTGTAGCTGATCCTGCAAAGGTAGACTGTGTTAGCATTTTTACAATCATTACCAGTTGTCCTTCTCAAAAACAGTATTTTGATTGCTTATTTTATGTCAAATGATTAATATTATTCTTCACTGTCATGGACTTTCTTTCCTCAGGCTCATTATTTTACCTCTTCAATGTGTTGTCCCAACTCCttaaccccccccccctcctctTGGCTTTATTATTGACTATTTGTTGGTAAAGATTCTAACCTGAATACCTTTTTGCAACAGAGGATAACCATTCCTGAGATCAGGAATCATGACTGGTTTCTAAAGAATTTCCCAGCAGATCTCATGGtggaaaataatatgaataaccAGTTTGAAGAACCCGATCAACCAATGCAGAGCATTGATGAGATAATGCAAATAATAACCGAAGCCACCATACCTGCAGCTGGCACCCCAAGTCTCAACCATTATTTGACTGGCAGCTTGGACATTGATGATGAAATGGAGGAGGACCTAGAGAGTGATCCGGAGCTTGACCTTGATAGCAGTGGAGAGATAGTATATGCAATGTGAATGCCTACCTATGAAGGATTATCTAGAATGCCTTACTGGTTGGCTGTGGAAGTGAAAGTGACTGTAAGAGAGCGGGGGGCAAAGTTTCTATATATGTTGGAGGATTTGAGGGTAAGGAATTTGTAATATCTGCTGAAAAAATCCCGTCTGCATGGCAGGTGTCCCGTTATGTTAGCACCTTCTGTTCTTCTGTGATGTGTTCTCACACCTTCAAGTGGCATATAATATACTGTCCGTGTACTCTTTGTAAAACTTTCATGTAATAAAGTTTTACATCTTATCTTGAATCATATTGCTTTTCCTTGTTTCTGCAATAATTTCCACTCCCGGAACTTTTTGTTTGCTGGAATATTTAGGGCGTGGACAGGCCTTTGACAAAAGGGTTTGGCTGTCATTGGTGCTTCTGTTGGCTACGGGAGAACATTACGTTCTCTCTTATAAAGAATGCGTGTCATATGAAACTTCGACATCTCTAACATAATTTCTTGGCAAAGCTGTTCATTAGTAAAGCATCTTAGCCTCACAGCCATTTTGGGGTATGGAAGCAAGCAGCAAAATTCGGATGATTTGGTTCAAATCATTACAAAATAATGGAAGATATCTAAACGCCTCATTGTGAACGAAGACAACCAGTGCGAGACAAGGGGAAATGGTTCATGTTGCTGAACACCTTAGAGGAGACTGATGATTAGAACTTCTACTGGTTTGGCCTGAGGTAGCATCCCTAAACCTGATGACAATGGATTgaggttttattattttcttattttatccaCTTACTTGTTAAGACAAGGAATTTAGATATTCAACTTTattcattgaattttgaatatatatatatatatatatatatattcggaTATCcattatttaacataaaaaaaaatatgtatacatatttaatgatgaaattatatatatatattgaaaaaaataattataaaaaattcatcaattcaGGTTAGTTTGGATAGTATCCATTACATTCgaattaaattttgtcattcccATAGCAATGATACTACTCTCTCAGAGAGAGCTTCTTTGTTCGTGGGTTAACGGGCAGTCGGGCaccattattttctttatattaccAAATAAGAGCCTGAGGTACGAAGAAGGTGCCATGTCTGGGTGGTGTAGTTGGTTATCACGCTAGTCTCACACACTAGAGGTCCCCGGTTCGAACCCGGGCTCAGAcacttccttttaatttttctgtatcttttgattcttttcttagtttaaaaaactaaaaggcagATTGAACCCGACGTGAATCGAACACGCAACCTTCTGATCTGGAGTCAGACGCGCTACCATTGCGCCACGGATCCACTCGTGACTTAATATCATCCCAAGTTTTATATTAtggttttaaaactaaatttttcagCAAAATACATCTATAAAAATCATAGacaaccagtttttttttattaaaatgttttctaaaataaaagtaattgttGTCATTATGATGCAAAGGATTATCCTGAACCTTCATGTTTCTTCAAACATAACAAGGTTATAATAAAGGAGGATTGAGGCGTTTTTCACCTAATTTTGTTCCCATGAGGTCAAAAAGATTTACGAATTGATTgactggttttttttaatagttaaactATCTTTGATTAACTCTCACATATTCAAGGATGAATCCAAGACCGTTGATATGGGGGTGACATTTttaaaaagacataaataaatataattcgaagattaaactaaaaattgGTCTGATCATCTTTCAAGATGTAGAGCTACTTTCTGTCTTTAGAGGGTAAAATTTGTTAATAACATAATTCTTTTAGTTTGTAAGCATGTCTATAGACATAACAATGAAGTAGCTCACTCACGAGCTAATGGAGCTAGACATCATAAGCAGAAGACTATCCCTTGTGGTATTTCAAGCCTACATATACTTTATAATAGTAAAACACACACTCAATTagcaaaaatgaaaatacaaacacccaattagaaggaaaaaaaaaagagggtaaAAGAGCAGCAGACGGTTCATGCATGCATCACTCCAACAGCCACACGATGCCAGCATATATTTGacaaaaatctaacaaaaactCTAGATTAGAAAAACTTTGAAAGTTCATATATTCACTAGCAAAAATATACGTAGGGACATTCTAATAGaagtaattaaaaaagtttGCACACCAAGTTTATAATTATCTCTTTACTAAAATCTCCCACATTGTTGATCCTGCTGACTTTGTGGATCATACATCATGAAAATGCAAACAACAGAGTCCTCCATAACACTCCATTTGCAAAGTGTGGAATAAATATACGCCCCCAGTATGGATAATAAGGACCTGGCAATTTGATCAATGTGAAGACTATTGCAGTGACAATCAGATGCCATGGAACTTCAGCATCCTGTCAATATATTCAGATGACAAATTAGATGAGCAAAGCATTCGTTTGCTTCACTTTGTCCACAAACAAACAGATCAAACCACATAactcacaaaaaagaaaacaattgctCAAAGGTGCTCAGAAGTAGCATCAAAAAAGGCTGATTGGCAAAAGGGGCATTCAAACAGAAAACATGCAAAGTTTCTTTtgaacacacacatataaaagagagaggggaaaaaataataatcagagCGCCTATCGTGGTCAATCTCATTGGTTCTCTTTTCGGGTTAGGTTATGCATTCTAGGTGGATCTATCCTCGAGAGGGAACTAGCTGGTCCTTATGCATCTCCATTCATAATTCAATATCTGGTGATAAAGCCATTTTCACACCTTGGATTATTGGGGGGTGGGGATGTGCTACTTAATGTGGATAATCACTAATGGGCTACCATTTCCTAAGTGGTAAAGTAACACTTGATAAACAGTTCTACCTTGAGAAGCGGAGATAGTTCTAAGGCAGTTTCCTTTACGACCCCGGCAACAATGATGCCAATGAGTAGTGGAATTGGGACAAGGAGCAGCTTCTTCTGATGCGCGCAATATGACATCTCACTAAGGGAGGAAACCGCCAGTAAAGGCACACACAAATATTTGACAACCATCACAAATAGGTCAAGGATGAGCTGAATGAAGTTCTCCAATGCTCTTTTCCAGGGGAAGCTCTTGACTGGTTGAGGAGAACGGTCCCagatttttcttgctttattcATTAGATGGTCAAAATTTATCTTCTCAGGATCACCAGACTGTCCAGCGGCCATGTTTATTGCACAAGAGATGTTGAGCCTAGTCTTCTGGAAGACCCCACTTAGTTTAACACCCAGATGACTGCTACCAGCTTTGAGATAGTGTGGTGACCTCTGCTAGAAATAAAATATGCTCAACAAGAGTAATAAATATGATGTGGACAGGATCATAATTTATCTGTTTCTTATGTAATCACAGGGCATCCGTCTATTCTATAAAATCAGGATGCTGGTGCTTCAGCAAAATACAAACACCATATTAACAAAAATGGAACAGCAATCTAGTTACATATCCCCCATCAGAGTATCCAGTTTCCcatttaaaacacaatatcGTAGACATGACAGCATTTTCCCCTATGCCAAGATTCTTCCTCAACAGGGAAATGGTtatgaataaaagaaataaagataaaaagatgaACGACGAAATGACACAGGTCAAATTGATGTATGGAAAAAGATTTTCCTAAATAATCAGAATACAAAATTAACTGTCTGCTACATCAATAATCATTACTCTAACAATAAATACTAACAAAGTgagatttgaaattcaaaaaaaaaacagagcctaCGTCTTGTTAAGTGCCCACAAAAGTAAGAGGGAAACAGTGATCCAGTTCAACCTTCTTAATCAAATAAGCGACGAGCACTGAAAACTGATACGAATTCAAAGGCCAATATGTCATTACAGCTCAATCAAAAGCTGCAGTTACTTCTTTCTAGGCAGAAAGGCTGGAGCAAGTTAGccagaaaaaaaacccaaaacctaAAATGATGACAGAAAATTCATTCCTTAAACAACCATTCGTTTTGGAATTTTGGGTTATCCtagtcccttttcttttcctacacAGAACGCAAGAAGAAAAACCATTGCTTTgcagatttgaaaagaattagTTTTGGATCATTAACCCAGCAGATATTTACTAGGAAATAAAAACAACGAACACCCTCATAATCAATACAAAACCCCACACAAGAACATCAAACCCATATTTATCTCAATCAACCAATCAAACCCTCTCTAATCCGCTACAAGAACCATTATTTAGGTCAAGATTTAAAGACCCATTTCCTAAACTATCTTCttctatcaagaaaaaaacatccaCAAAGCATATAAACCCTCAAAAAACACCCAGGTAAaagttatacaaaaaaaaaagctgaaagaaacaaatttattacCTCAGGTCCTTGAGTGGAAGGAGATTGAAGTCGAAGAGCATTTTTAGTAGTTGTGGTTCGGAGATGAAAGGAGGCAGATAACAGATGAGAAGGATATGTAATTGTCGCCGTCATTTTTTGAGAATCTTTAACAGGGCCCTAATTGATGGTTATGTGCTAAAGTCTCATTTTTTATTCGAAGAAAGATAGGTTTTTGAGACCCTCTAAAGATTTTTGGGAGTTCACGGTGGAAAAGGTTGTTGCAGGGTGACAGGGGTTTAAGGAGCAGGAGCCGTTATCCAGTACCGCTGCGTTTTGCAGTTTTGGAAAAACGGTTCAATttctaaaaagttttaattttttttatttaaattaattttcttttataaaaaaactactttaaacAATAACCACAggtgatatattttcaaacaccatGATGCTCGGGAAACactatagtttttaaatccgATTTGGTTATTATCAGGTCCAGTGATTGGATCATGGGTCAAATAGATTGACTCggatcaacaaaaaaaaaacatctatataaaacatctaactagttacaatgcaacacttaca
The DNA window shown above is from Populus trichocarpa isolate Nisqually-1 chromosome 4, P.trichocarpa_v4.1, whole genome shotgun sequence and carries:
- the LOC18097834 gene encoding serine/threonine-protein kinase SRK2E isoform X2 gives rise to the protein MNLLLLSISREIDENVQREIINHRSLRHPNIVRFKEVILTPTHLAIVMEYASGGELFERICNSGRFSEDEARFFFQQLISGVSYCHAMQVCHRDLKLENTLLDGSPAPRLKICDFGYSKSSVLHSQPTSTVGTPAYIAPEVLLKKEYDGKIADVWSCGVTLYVMLVGAYPFEDPDEPRNFRSTIHRILNVQYSIPDYVHISPECQHLISRIFVADPAKRITIPEIRNHDWFLKNFPADLMVENNMNNQFEEPDQPMQSIDEIMQIITEATIPAAGTPSLNHYLTGSLDIDDEMEEDLESDPELDLDSSGEIVYAM
- the LOC18097835 gene encoding uncharacterized protein LOC18097835 isoform X1; translated protein: MTATITYPSHLLSASFHLRTTTTKNALRLQSPSTQGPEQRSPHYLKAGSSHLGVKLSGVFQKTRLNISCAINMAAGQSGDPEKINFDHLMNKARKIWDRSPQPVKSFPWKRALENFIQLILDLFVMVVKYLCVPLLAVSSLSEMSYCAHQKKLLLVPIPLLIGIIVAGVVKETALELSPLLKDAEVPWHLIVTAIVFTLIKLPGPYYPYWGRIFIPHFANGVLWRTLLFAFS
- the LOC18097835 gene encoding uncharacterized protein LOC18097835 isoform X2, producing MTATITYPSHLLSASFHLRTTTTKNALRLQSPSTQGPERSPHYLKAGSSHLGVKLSGVFQKTRLNISCAINMAAGQSGDPEKINFDHLMNKARKIWDRSPQPVKSFPWKRALENFIQLILDLFVMVVKYLCVPLLAVSSLSEMSYCAHQKKLLLVPIPLLIGIIVAGVVKETALELSPLLKDAEVPWHLIVTAIVFTLIKLPGPYYPYWGRIFIPHFANGVLWRTLLFAFS
- the LOC18097834 gene encoding serine/threonine-protein kinase SRK2E isoform X1, whose product is MDRSVMTVGPGMDMPIMHDGDRYELVRDIGSGNFGVARLMRDKQADELVAVKYIERGEKIDENVQREIINHRSLRHPNIVRFKEVILTPTHLAIVMEYASGGELFERICNSGRFSEDEARFFFQQLISGVSYCHAMQVCHRDLKLENTLLDGSPAPRLKICDFGYSKSSVLHSQPTSTVGTPAYIAPEVLLKKEYDGKIADVWSCGVTLYVMLVGAYPFEDPDEPRNFRSTIHRILNVQYSIPDYVHISPECQHLISRIFVADPAKRITIPEIRNHDWFLKNFPADLMVENNMNNQFEEPDQPMQSIDEIMQIITEATIPAAGTPSLNHYLTGSLDIDDEMEEDLESDPELDLDSSGEIVYAM